The proteins below are encoded in one region of Phaseolus vulgaris cultivar G19833 chromosome 1, P. vulgaris v2.0, whole genome shotgun sequence:
- the LOC137813323 gene encoding EIN3-binding F-box protein 1 gives MSKVLGFSGGDDFCPGGSLYANPKEASFFLPLGPQVDVYFPPRKRSRVNAPFVFDGEWFEQKQKTSIESLPDECLFEIFRRLPAGEDRSACACVSKRWLMLLSSICKDEICVIKNSSAENIKKDGDDVEFGGEGYLSRSLEGKKATDVRLAAIAVGTASRGGLGKLSIRGTNMCRGVTSVGLKAVSHGCPSLKSLSLWNVSTVGDEGLMEIANGCHQLEKLDLCKCPAITDKALVAIAKNCQNLTELSLESCPNVGNEGLRAIGKFCPDLRSITIKDCTGVSDQGIAGLFSTSLVLTKVKLQALSVSDLSLAVIGHYGKSVTDLVLNCLPNVSEKGFWVMGNGSGLQKLKSLTVASCRGVTDIGLEAVGKGCPNLKIAHLHKCAFLSDNGLISFAKAASSLQTLRLEECHRITQFGLFGVLFNCGGKLKAISVVRCYGIKDLSLVLPTVSPCESLRSLTISNCPGFGNASLSVLGKLCPKLQHVELSGLDGVTDAGLLPVLESSEAGLVKVNLSGCTNVTDKVVSSLANLHGWTLENLNLDGCKNISDASLMAIAENCALLCDLDVSKCSITDAGIAALAHAQQINLQILSLSGCALVSDRSLPALRKVGRTLLGLNIQHCNAINSSTVDMLVELLWRCDILS, from the exons ATGTCTAAAGTTCTTGGCTTTTCCG GAGGTGATGACTTTTGCCCTGGGGGATCACTATACGCCAACCCCAAGGAAGCAAGTTTCTTCCTGCCCCTTGGCCCTCAAGTTGATGTATACTTTCCTCCTAGGAAGAGATCGCGCGTCAACGCTCCATTCGTGTTCGATGGAGAATGGTTTGAGCAAAAGCAGAAAACCTCAATTGAATCCTTGCCAGATGAGTGTCTCTTTGAGATCTTTAGAAGGTTGCCCGCTGGCGAGGACAGGAGTGCATGTGCTTGCGTTTCCAAGCGCTGGCTTATGCTTCTAAGCAGTATTTGCAAAGATGAAATCTGTGTCATCAAGAATTCCAGCGCAGAAAACATTAAAAAGGATGGTGATGATGTAGAATTTGGAGGTGAGGGATACCTCTCTCGGAGCTTGGAAGGAAAGAAGGCCACAGATGTTAGACTGGCTGCCATAGCTGTTGGGACTGCATCTCGCGGAGGGTTGGGGAAGCTTTCCATCCGTGGAACCAACATGTGTCGCGGAGTGACTAGTGTTGGTCTCAAGGCAGTTTCTCATGGATGCCCATCTTTGAAGTCTCTTTCTCTATGGAACGTTTCTACTGTTGGTGATGAGGGCCTAATGGAGATcgctaatggttgtcaccagcTGGAGAAGCTCGACCTTTGCAAGTGCCCTGCAATTACTGATAAGGCTTTGGTTGCAATTGCAAAGAACTGCCAGAATCTGACTGAGCTGTCATTGGAATCATGCCCTAATGTTGGTAATGAAGGTCTACGAGCTATTGGGAAATTCTGCCCCGATCTAAGGTCCATAACCATCAAGGACTGCACAGGTGTTAGCGATCAGGGAATTGCTGGATTGTTCTCAACTTCTTTGGTTCTGACAAAGGTGAAGCTCCAGGCACTGTCTGTGTCAGATCTCTCTCTAGCCGTTATTGGACATTATGGCAAGTCTGTTACTGATCTTGTCCTTAATTGCCTCCCAAATGTCAGCGAGAAGGGGTTCTGGGTAATGGGAAATGGTAGTGGGTTGCAGAAGCTGAAGTCACTCACAGTTGCATCATGCAGGGGAGTAACAGATATTGGACTTGAAGCTGTAGGAAAGGGTTGCCCAAATCTGAAAATTGCACACCTTCACAAGTGTGCCTTTCTGTCAGACAATGGGTTGATATCGTTTGCTAAGGCTGCTTCTTCACTCCAGACCCTTCGATTGGAAGAGTGCCACAGAATCACCCAATTTGGGTTGTTTGGTGTCCTTTTTAACTGTGGTGGGAAATTGAAGGCCATCTCTGTGGTGAGATGCTACGGAATCAAAGACCTGAGTTTGGTGTTGCCGACTGTATCTCCTTGTGAATCACTTAGGTCATTGACTATCTCCAACTGCCCTGGATTTGGCAACGCCTCCCTCTCTGTACTGGGAAAGCTGTGCCCTAAGCTTCAGCATGTTGAACTGAGTGGACTAGATGGAGTGACTGATGCTGGGCTTCTTCCAGTGCTCGAGAGTTCTGAGGCTGGTTTGGTAAAAGTGAATCTCAGTGGTTGCACAAATGTCACAGACAAAGTAGTTTCATCCTTGGCCAATCTTCATGGTTGGACTCTTGAGAACCTAAACCTTGATGGTTGTAAAAACATCAGTGATGCTAGCTTGATGGCAATTGCTGAAAACTGTGCATTGCTATGCGATCTTGATGTCTCCAAGTGCTCAATCACTGATGCTGGGATAGCAGCCCTGGCACATGCCCAACAGATTAATCTGCAAATTCTCTCTTTGTCAGGTTGCGCTTTGGTCTCTGACAGGAGCTTGCCCGCCCTGAGAAAGGTGGGCAGGACCCTTTTGGGACTGAACATCCAGCACTGCAATGCAATTAACAGCAGCACGGTTGACATGCTTGTAGAGCTTCTCTGGAGGTGTGACATCCTCTCATAA